The Mytilus trossulus isolate FHL-02 chromosome 3, PNRI_Mtr1.1.1.hap1, whole genome shotgun sequence genome contains a region encoding:
- the LOC134712433 gene encoding uncharacterized protein LOC134712433 has product MSYPSRLLELLLVVFLCDGLFTNHQVHAINKVVHFTDEDCDEYRHYLKSEDDQYEVHWDGEPYPSFCSLRFKLMTGGDTYKICAKITTLDLPCKGPKLAYYYASDKKSYTCTDSPPVNEYCDDLFIYMKLAPYEIANTEYYASKVRITITATLISRYGEDSNEGTGIAVGVCFGIAMIVFLVIVFYCVYKRRQAALRQLEQSGGVVVLGRQGNMVIMAAPVTYANNDVSVPFQDQPMVQQFSDNQRTHSGNSDFQDSNVQNSLHDNHQQSAPPPSYREVTGYK; this is encoded by the exons ATGTCTTATCCATCAAGACTATTAGAATTGCTGCTTGTGGTATTCCTGTGTGATGGATTGTTTACTAATCATCAAGTACATGCAATAAACAAAG TGGTTCATTTTACTGATGAGGACTGTGATGAATACAGACACTACCTAAAATCAGAAGATGATCAGTATGAAGTGCATTGGGATGGGGAACCTTATCCTAGTTTTTGTAGTCTAAGATTTAAACTAATGACCGGAGGTGATACATACAAGATATGTGCTAAAATAACAACTCTAGATTTACCGTGTAAAGGCCCTAAACTTGCATACTATTATGCATCAGATAAAAAG AGTTACACCTGTACTGATTCGCCACCAGTGAATGAATATTGTGAtgatctttttatatatatgaagttAGCCCCTTATGAAATTGCTAACACAGAATATTATGCTTCAAAAGTAAGAATAACCATTACAGCTACACTAATAAGCAGATATGGTGAAGATTCAAATGAAG GTACTGGTATAGCAGTAGGAGTATGTTTTGGTATTGCAATgattgtgtttttggtgattGTCTTTTACTGTGTATATAAAAGGCGGCAAGCTGCATTGAGACAATTGGAACAATCTGGAGGAGTTGTTGTTCTTGGAAGACAAGGAAATATGGTTATAATGGCAGCTCCTGTTACATATGCAAATAATGATGTATCTGTTCCTTTTCAGG ATCAACCAATGGTACAACAATTCTCTGATAATCAAAGGACACACTCTGGAAATTCAGATTTCCAAGATTCAAATGTGCAAAATAGTTTACATGACAATCATCAACAATCAGCCCCACCGCCATCCTACAGAGAGGTGACAGGTTACAAATAA